The Chitinophagales bacterium DNA segment CACTGAATTTTTAAGTACCGTTTCTGATGCCATTGAAAAGGAAAAAACATATACAGATAAGTTAAAAGAATACTTGCTTAATGCAACAGATCATTGCAACAAGCTTATACACGATATATTTTTCAAAAATAAAGCTATAGAACAAATACAAAAAGAATATGGCTACACTACGAGGCATAATGCTCAAAATCAAAAGCATAAATGTGTAGAACAACTTCGAAGAATCAAGGAACAAGAAAAATAATTGAAAAAAAAATTGTTAGTCTGGGTGATTTTTTCTAAATATTGGTATATTAAGCTAGATAGTTAAAATTGATTATCATAACACTAAAACTTTAAAAAAATGAATTCAAGAATCAAAAATTTAGGATTAGCAGTATTATTAACTGTGTTTGTTGCATTTTCGGTAAATGCACAAAAAGCAACCAAATGGGAGATTGACAAGGCCCACACTTCTGTCAACTTCTCTGTCGGCCACTTTTTTTCAACGGTTACAGGAAAGTTTAAGGATTTTGAAGGTGAATTTCATTTCGACCCTGACAATTTAAAAGCCAGCTCTGCAGAATTTACGGTTTTTATCAAAAGTGTCGATACTGATAATGAAAAAAGAGACAATCACCTTCAGTCTAAAGACTTTTTTGATGCCGAAACTTATCCAAAAATGACATTCAAATCGACCAAATTTGAAAAAAAATCCGATAAGGAGTATATCGTTCACGGTGAGCTTACTATTAAGGATGTCACCAAAAAAGTTTCCATTCCCCTAAAAATTACCGGACAAATGGAACACCCAATGATGAAGGGTACGCTAATTTTAGGAGTGGATATCAAAACATCCATA contains these protein-coding regions:
- a CDS encoding YceI family protein; the protein is MNSRIKNLGLAVLLTVFVAFSVNAQKATKWEIDKAHTSVNFSVGHFFSTVTGKFKDFEGEFHFDPDNLKASSAEFTVFIKSVDTDNEKRDNHLQSKDFFDAETYPKMTFKSTKFEKKSDKEYIVHGELTIKDVTKKVSIPLKITGQMEHPMMKGTLILGVDIKTSINRTDYGVGTGDWAATMVVGDEVEIHIPMELNRKK